GCAACAGAGAGATCCACGCGAAAGACGAGTGACGACGACCGGTCGCCGCGAGCGCTTCGCCTCCGAGCCTTCGCGCGAACTCACCGGCGAATATAGCGGTGTAGGGTACGAGCTTCGGCTTCTCGATCAGCGCGGTGCTGAAGCTGACGTTCAAAGCGTCGTGGACGTCTCCGAGGATACGCATGGCGTACCGATTGCTGCTGTTCGCGTCGGCGTCCTTCAGTATCAGGGTGTTCTCGGCCACCAGCGTGTTGCCCTGTCGAACGAACGGAAGATCGTTGGAAGATCCGCGACGGGACAAGGCGCGACGTCCGTCGGGAGCGAACGAGGAAAAGGCGAAGCGACGAGAACAAGAAATCCGAGCTTAATCAAGACGAAGCCCCGAGgcgttctctctctcgctctctatcTTTTCATCCGTTTTCCTCGGCCCTTTCGTCGTCGCTCCCCCGTGCCTTTCCGCGTCCAATCCGAAACAATGCCGGAAACGATCGCGAGAGAACAATGCGGACACGAGCGAGTCCGATTCGCCGCGAGGATACAGGAGGTTGCTCTCTCACCGCGGTGACGTTCCAAATCGAGCCGTTCTGGGCGATCGGAGGGTTGTCGTCTTGGTCCAAGACGTCGACGTGCAGCAGCTTGATCGGCGCGTACTGAACTCCGGTCAGTTCGTCCCAAACGACGCATCGAACCTGCACGGTGACCCTCGGCCCCGGGCCGGCCGGCGGCGGGCCCAGCGCGTCCCTGTCCAGCGAAGGGTTCGCGAACAGCGTGTCGTTTACCGCGGAAAAGTAATCCGTGCCTGGAAACGTGGTGTTCTTCGTTGAAACGATTTTTCCCCGGTTCTCCGAATCTCGCTGGCTTCCGATACGAGGATACGCGGGCCGAGACGGAAATTTTCGAGTCGAGAGACACGGAGACGCGAGAGCGCGTTATCGATTAATCGCGGCGCTACGGCAGGATTCTCGCGGATCCCGTAATTGGGGAAATTGCCCGAACCGTTCAGGGTTGTCGGGCGGCAGCCGCGTGGCCGTCGCGCCCCGAACCTCATCGATGTTTCCGGCGGGCGACGAGGCCACGCGGCTGCTCGTTCCGTCGCAGAGTTCGCCGGATAATTCGAACAGCACTTGCCGTTTAACAGGTTGTAGCCGGTGACGCGAAAGCTGGGGCAGAGGTCGGCGTAAAGGCGAGGTCCGAACGTGCCGATCATCGTGCTCGGCTGGTTCTCGTAGATTCTGTACCTCGACGCGTCCCAGAAGCACATGTCCTGCAAACGAGATCGAAACGAGTAGTCCTCGTCGCGTTCGCGAGATCCCGAGAGTCGAGCTGACCGCTCACCTGAACGTGGTCGCTGCAATTGATTCGCTTCTCGAGGATGGGCCAAACTCTGATCTCCGAGACGGCTCGGTCGGTCGACGACGATCCGTTCTCCTTCGCCAGGAGCACGATCGTGACGGGTTCGAGCTCGTCCGGCACTGCCAACCGAAACGCGAACGGTGTCGACACGAATATGTCTCTCCTCTCTCTGTCGGTACGCTTACCTCGATGCAACAGAAGAGCCTTCGTCTCGCCGTCTATGGAGGCGACGTCGCCGTGACGGGCCACGGTCGCGCGATAGCTGACACCCTTCGATTCCGTCGAGTCCTCGCGGAGCGTCCGCGGATGGAGCAGCTCGACGTTCCGCGACGAGACCGGAACCCTCACGGTCAAGTCCGATTGGGGGAAGTACAGTTCTGGAAGAAAGCCGCGCGTAGGTACAGGGTCGGGGCCGAGCGCGGCCGAGCGGGGCCGCCCACGCTCCCGTTCTTCGAACCGCGCTCGACCTTTATCGCGACGATTCGCCTACGAACGGAAGGGACGCGCTGTTCGCGATCGTATCCGGACGCGGCGGCGATCGGTTCTCGCGTCGTGCCTCGATAAACGACCCGCTCGAACGCGTCCACGACGGTTTTTCGATGAAACCGTTTTCGGTCCTTCCTCTCGGTTTCGCCTATCCGACGTCGAGACGGCCGACGCAAAGTTCAACGACGAGGGATCACGCACGGTCAGTTTCGTGGAAGCTACCTGTGTCAAGGTGAACGTTTAATCGATACACGGAAAGCCAGCCAGCCGTCCTTTCGTTTCGAGTATTAAAGCGACGCCTTTCGCCAGTTTAAAAAGGAACGCGAAAGGGGCTGCGAACGGGCATATTTCGGTGGTAGGTGTTTCGAGCGCGCGGCGATACATCTATACGAATCTCGGATTCGCGCGCTTCCTCGCTCCGAGTTCGCAGATACGAGAGATCGTTGATCCTGGAAACCCTATTCGTACATCGAGTTAGAATTCCCGAAAACAGAGACCGTGAATACGATACGCGCAGCCATACAACTCTGGACGCACAGCCCTCGCGAGCAGCGAACGCCGATCGGCGAGGATCTTCCGTGTCTTTTTCGGATCCGCGTGGCACGAGCGAGGGCGAGGGTAGACGCCGCCCCAACGCGCACGATCCCCGCACAGCCGTGTAAATTGACTCGTCCGTCTTTCGACCGTCTCTCCGTCGTCTCTCCGTCGTCTCTCCGTCGTCTCTCCGTCGTCGTTTCGGCTTTTCCCCCCTCCGCCCGCGTggccctctctctccctcgttaACCAATTCCGTTGCCGAACAATCGTTGCTCGGCGTTGAAAGGAAAGGCCGCGCGCGAACGTGTAAATAACGAGAGAGGACTGTAGGCAGAGCGAGCGCACGCACGGACACCTGCGCGCATGTGGCATCGATAAATAGTTCCCCTTTTCCACGCGTTCCGTTCCTTAAATTGTCGCCCCGTATCCCCATTTTCCTGCCCGTTCGCTCGTTTCCCTCGATCGCCGGCGAAACGGTTCCCGACTCACCGATTTCGGAAATAGCCTAAACTAAATTTAGGTGTTACTTCGACACCCCGAGGAAAGATCCGACCAACTGTTGAGCGCCGTCGGAAACCGAACTTACGACCTCCTTAAAATCTCCGTTGATGTTTATCGGTTTCTAGGATGACGCGCCCGCTTTAAAACCGTCCGTCGACGCGCTTCCGAGAGTTCGATCCGAACGAGATTTCGTAATCCCTGTTCTCGGTGGTGTTCGCGGTGGTGTTCGCGACGCAGGTGTCCGCGCTTCCCCGAGAACCGTTTCGCCGCGAGAGGAAAAGACGCGGGGGGATGACACGCGACAAGGGCGAACAACGGTCGTTCGATTCGTGCCGTTTTACGGGCTACTCTAGCCGCTGGACGAGTTTACCTCTTTGACCGCGGAGCAAACGCGCCCCGGGGTCAGTTTTACCGGCAATAAGGTGCCCCGCGCGCTTAATCAAAGTTACGGTAAACACGACCTACTTTTTAAGCACCGTCTACGCGTCTACGTCTACGCCGCTCGTCGATCCGCTTCGCGACCGCCAACTTCCAGGCGAACCGATCGTTAAAAAAACTATGAACACGCGAGACGCGGTTCGCTATCCTCGACGATGGGATAGGACGAGGGATAGGAGACGTCCGATCGACTGTTTGCTCGGTGTACGTTTCGGTGTACGTTTCGGATGCAACGCGCAAACGATATACCGGACGCGAAACTACCACGGTTACCCGTTCCTCTTTCATTTTCGCGTCGTTTCGTCTCGTTTATCGTCTCGTTTATCCTCTCGTTTATCCTCTCGTTTATCGCCTCGTTTGCCGACTCGGCGTGATCgataacgcgcgcgcgcgagcggtaATTACGCGTTTCGATCGTTCCGCCCGAGCGGGCGAATCGCGATTTTCGATTCTACCGGCGATTCCGCCGGTTTCGGCCGCGGAAGGTATCGAAAGCCCGCTGATTTCCCATGCGACGAATTCCCATCGACGCGGCTTCCCGCGTTACCCGGCCAGTTTCTGTTCGTTCAGCTGTCGTTGTCGCTGTCGCGCGTCGTTAACGAACGACCCCGTATATCATTCTCGTCGACAGGTAGAAACGCCGAAGAAACGGTGGCTCGGCAGTCCGCGCGAACAGACGCGCCGGGTCTCGCGCGGTCTGTTggatttgtatttaattaacggAGGCTTTCGGAGGCTCGACATTAGCATACGCGTAATTCTctgcgagaaagaaagaaagaaagaaagaaagaaagaaagaaggaatcgTTCGTCCCTCGTCGCGATCATCGACTGTTCGTCGAATCGAATTCGGCGAGGTTGCCGGATTCGCGAACAGACCGTTCCTCCGCCACCGCGGAGAATCGAGAGGGAAAAGGAAAGAGAGCGAGCgttgttaatatagttttagtatttgGGTTACGAGGTGTGGCAAAACCGACAGGGAGAAAGCCCCATGGGATCGACGTAGTCGCCGCTTCGGTAGTCAGCCGCACTGGCATCGTTCGACGCTCGGCTGTTCTCGACATCGAGAATCCTCGACGAACCGATCGCGCGAAATCTCGGTTGGGTAGCCAATCGTGGCTTTTGCTCGAGGACTCGCGTCTCGACGCGAGAGGCGAAAAAGGAAAAGGCGACGGATCTCGATCGAGCAACCCCTCGCCGCAGGGGTGCGTAACGCGcgatcctctctttctctctttcgctccgTCCGCCTTCGTCTCTGATTAGAAATCGGCGTGACGGGGCAGTTGCGGCAGTTGCGGCAGTTGCGGCAGTTGCACCAGGGGCGAGGGTTTGCTTTCGAGAGCGGTGTCTGGCTAACGATTTCGAGGTTGCACGCAACAAAAGCCTTTCGCCTTTCTCCGACGGGAGTCGCGCCCCGTTGCCTCGTCGCCTCGACGAAAGGGAAAACTTCTTTCCTTCGGACGCTCGACTGAACGACGATTATCGGGAAGAGGCAAAGACGCCCGCTTGGAGTTGCATCCTTTGCGACGTacgaatttctattattacGTCTATTAGGTTCGTCCGTCTCGTAACTCGATATAAATCGGTCCGCCGTTTTGCCCGGACGGAGCTCGTCCGCGCTCCCGTCGGGTTTTTCTCGCGAATCGAGTTACCGAGCGCATTCCAGCGTTCGCACGCGAATGGAGAATCGATTTTCGGAAAACCAATAAAGCGACAAGTTTGTACGGCCGCTGGCGGCTATTGTCCGGCCGCGGCCGTGTGTTTCTCCGGCGGAATTGAAACGCGTATCTCGGTCCGCGCCGGGTTCGttcgaaaaggaaaaagggTAAACGGAGAAAGGGTGTACGCGCGTCGACACACCGGCTCGAGAGCAAAGGCCAGTATCGATCTCCGAGCTGCATCGGAATCACGCGAGACCGGCGTTGCACGCGACCTCGCGATATCGCGATTCCGTGATTCCGCGATTACGGTCAAGTGCGAATGTCGCCCGTCGACGATTTCGCGAGGATCTCCGCGGGCCGACGCGCGTCTCTTCGAAGTCGCCGGGGCGCGAGTTTCCACCTTTTCGCATCGACCTTCGATCGCCTCGAAACGTTCGCGACGGATCGTTCGACGAACCGATCGGCCGCGTCGAAACGGGTTCGTAGGACACGCGAATTTTAGCATACAATGCCGAGCCGCATTAATTCGCTAGGAGTACTGCGTAGCATGGCGTGACTTTGCGCAACCGACTAGATCGGCGCGGCGCGTGCTTCCAGCGTTTCGGAGTTCGCCGAATACCGACGAAAATCGACCACGCGTcgtatacgtatacgtatacatacacacatatatatatatatatatatgtatattcggTTCCGGGTAAAAATAACGCGACGATAAGACGAGTATCGACTCACCGGAGGCAGGTGTCCGCGAAGGTTGCAGCAGTAACAGCAGGAGAACCGCCATGGTTCCCGATTGATTTCGCGATCTCTCGCTCGCAACGATCGGGACCGTCGATCGCCGTCGGGCCGTGCGCCGCTCGAGGTCCTCCGCGTGCCCGCCGATCGAGCCTCTTCTCGACGAGCGATCTCCCTTTTCATCGGCCTGCCGAAGACGCCGGTGGTGGTCCTTTCCGCGGGACCCGAGGCATCTCGCGCGCTTCGAAAGCTTCGAGGGCTTCGAGAGCTTCGAGAGCTTCGAAGGCGAACCGCGATCTCGGTCTCGATCGCGTACTCGCATCGCTGATCGGAGTTAGCGGCCGCTGAGGCCGTTCGGTGCCGGCGAACGCGGGGTTTCCTTGGTCGCGTGCGTCGCGTGCGTCGCGTGCGTCGCGTGTGTCGCGTCAGCGCCGAATACGCATCTCATTGTTCGCCGCGCGGCTACGGGGTTCGAGCAGAGCGAGCGGGTTAAACGCCTGGGTTCGTCCTCGAGACGCAGCTTCGAAGAAGAGCCGACGCGCCGCGACGTTCCGGCGTTCCAGCCAGGACTGAGGACGTCGAGACGCCCGCCGTTATCAAACAATTTCCAGCGCGTGCGCACCCCCGCGCCGTACGCGTGCTCCCGGCCGAGGGAGAATCCCTACGTTCGGTTGCTCGGTTGCTCGGTTGCTCGGCTCGCTCGGGGAATCGTGGAATGGGGAACAGGGGAATAGGGGAATAGGTGCGACTGTATCGCGGTACGCTTCCGCACGCGCCGCATGGCACACGGCACGACGCACGACGCACGAGGCACGAGGCACGAGGCACGCACCGCGTTCCTCCCCGTTGCCTCGGATCGATCCACCTTTCTCGAATCGATCCGCACGCGAGACGATTTCGCTGATTCGCGTCGTAATCGTATCCTCGAGGAAGAACCTCGTCGAGCAGTACGGAGAAAAACTCGCGGGATATTTCGATGGGAACCAACATTCCTCGAACAGAGTTCTCCGTTCCCGCCGCCGCGCGTCATCCCTCGCCTACGACTCGCACGATTCCTGCGGTCAGGGGTCGCGATCGATCCGCCCGTCCACCCCCGTAATTGCACTTTCCTAATGTTTCGCGGCGTTCCTTCCTTTTCGCGCGGTTCTCCTCGTACGCGTCCGTCGACCGGCCGGCGATCGTCGATCCTAAACTTTCTCCGTTCTTTCTTTACTCTTGTTCGATTTCAACTGTGCAACGCGCCTCTGCGAACCACCGGAACCTAGTCTATTCGACTACTCGTTTGCTCGTTTGCTGGATCCAATGTTCGACGGTAAACGAAACTTTGTCTTAAGGATCGGGATTCGAAAGAGTCGCGCGGCTGATTTCGAGTATCGATCGTGACGAATCGCACGAGTCGCTGAACCGACCGATGCCGCCATCTACGGCGAAACGCGCAACCTGTTCGCGCAGGCGGCCTCGGTATCGCAGATCCCGAGTACGGAAATATCTACGCTTCTCGCGGTGCCGGTGTTTCGGAACAGCGGCGAGAGAATATTAAAGTATCGCTCGTAACGCTGCCATGCGAAACCAACCCGAGTCGATACGACAGGCTGTGCGACGCGAAACCGACGAGAAATTTTACGTTACGCGTTACGTCTATCCTATACACCTCGCCCGTGCTATCTCGAGTCTGCGGTGATGGCAAAAAGTGACAACCGACATGGGTTCCGACGACGAGATATCCGAAGACGAGCATGAAATTCTCGTGTATGTAGAATTCGAAGGACTCGTGGACGTTAATGTGTTCAGTGAAGAGCAATTGCAATTAGATATGATCGGTATAGACACGGAACATCCGATAATGCAAATTAATGGGAAGGTAATTCCAAATTATCTTACGCGTTGGACAAATCGAACAAAATATTGTTACTCTATTACCCATGGTATTCTAATGATTCTAGCTTTACGAAGGCACTTACGAAGATGTTAACGGTACATACATGTTTTTCGTAAAAAACGACAATTTTATGCCGGACGATCCCGTTTTCGATGACATTCCGAGCTTAACGTATTTtactaaaactaaaaaaatcttAAAGATGCAACGAATCTTTATCAAATCTAGGACAGAAGTGCTCGGAGATTCGACCCATGACCGTTGTATTCCAAATTTAAAGACTCTTCGGTTAGCTGGAGTACCGTGTCGATATCAAGAAGAAGGTAGAATTCGATATACCTCCAACTTAATTCTATTCTAActgtataattcaatttatactTTCGCATTTTCTCTTCTTAGCTCTTTCCTTCTGGAAGACTATGAGAACCAATAGATTAAACGCTTTGCATTCATATCTGGAGAAGCAAAAGATCAGACGAGAAAAAAAATCTCAGGGTATAATACCTGAATCAGAATCCGACGAAGATAATCCTTTTGCCATGTATAAACATAAAGACGAATCCGATAACACGAATAAGTTTAACGATACTTCTGTAAAACGCGAAGAAGATCCATTCTACTCTAAATCTGTATCGCCTAAAGAAATTATCGATGAAAGTCTAAATACCGTCAAAGATAGTTGTGACGGCGATCTTCGAGAATTTCGAgcat
This portion of the Nomia melanderi isolate GNS246 chromosome 11, iyNomMela1, whole genome shotgun sequence genome encodes:
- the LOC116432025 gene encoding uncharacterized protein LOC116432025; this translates as MGSDDEISEDEHEILVYVEFEGLVDVNVFSEEQLQLDMIGIDTEHPIMQINGKLYEGTYEDVNGTYMFFVKNDNFMPDDPVFDDIPSLTYFTKTKKILKMQRIFIKSRTEVLGDSTHDRCIPNLKTLRLAGVPCRYQEEALSFWKTMRTNRLNALHSYLEKQKIRREKKSQGIIPESESDEDNPFAMYKHKDESDNTNKFNDTSVKREEDPFYSKSVSPKEIIDESLNTVKDSCDGDLREFRALQKPQSLTSDDANHRLNTCINNLSKKRSTNKAHKKQRIKDKKAQPSITKSKRSFDKIEEKLEELHILNVNGTSSTSDTLKNTNINDDCEPTKTEECEAKVDQEDATNAKISKQLKREAKMKEISEQLRAYAEEYKY